From Qipengyuania psychrotolerans:
GCTCCACTTCGCGTATCATTGCAGCACCAACAACGTCGAATGCGACGCTTTCGCTGGCGAAGGCGATGGCGTCTCCGATGCGGCCCATAACCAGCGGGCGAATGCCGAGCGGGTCTCGGCAGGCAATCATGCCTTCCGGGGTCATCACGATAAGGGCGTAGGCGCCTTCAAGCAGGCGAAGCGCATCGACAAGCCGGTCGACGATTGTCGGATACCGGCTCGTGGCGACGAGATGGATGATGACCTCGGTGTCGGAGGTGGACTGGAAGATCGCACCGCGCTGGACCAGTTCCTCGCGCAGCTTGCCCGCGTTCGAGATGTTGCCGTTGTGCGCAACCGCAAATCCGCCGCTCGCCAAGTCTGCGTAGAGCGGTTGAACATTGCGCAGGCCTGCACCGCCGGTCGTTGAATATCGCACGTGACCGGCCGCCATGTTGCCAGGCAATTCCGCAATGGCGTCGGCTGATGAGAAGTTCTCCGCGACATGGCCCAATCCGCGGCGGGCGCGGAATTCTGCACCGTCAAAAGCGACGATGCCTGCGGCCTCTTGTCCGCGGTGCTGAAGGGCATGAAGACCGAGTGCGGTTGCCGCAGACGCGTCGGCTGCGTTGATGACGCCGAAGACGCCGCACTCTTCGCGCAGCTTGTCGCCGTCCTCATCGAGGAATGGGTGAGTTAAATTCATCTTGCCATCCACGCTGCCAACCGGTGCCGGTCCAATGGCGATGTTGCAGCCTTATTACAAGGGTGATGAGCGCTACAATCGTGGACCGACAGCGGCAATTCATTGCGTGGCCAGAATTGTGTGCCTAAACGCGGGTCCGTGAAAACCGCACCGTACAACGATAAGCAAGGCCAGCCTTGATCCTCTCTCCATTCGAACGGACTATCGCCATGCGTTACCTGCTTCCGGGCAGGAGCGAGGCGTTCATCGCGCTGGTCGCAGGCATTTCGATTACGGTCGTCATGCTGTCGGTCGCCATGCTGGTGATTGTCATGAGCGTGATGAACGGTTTTCGCGCCGAATTGCTCGACAAAATCGTGGGTCTGAACGGCCATGCAATCGTGCAGGCCTATGGCGGCAAGCTCGATGACTGGGAAAACGTCTTGCAGGAAGTGCGCGAAACGCCTGGTGTCACTGAGGCTTCACCGCTCATAGAACAGCCGCTGCTAACCACCTTCAATGGCAGGGTGGAAGCGATCCTGCTTCGCGGAAACACTGTCCAGGATCTGCGCGAGCTGGGCGAAAAGACGGTCAGTGGTAACATGGACGCCTTGCAGCCCGGCGCGAGCAAGGTCGCGATTGGTGCTCGCCTTGCCGAGAATATCGGGGCGCGAGTGGGTGACACGATTACCATCATCAATCCGCAAGGCCGCTCGACACCATTCGGCACGGTCCCGCGCCAAGTTGGATATGAAATTGGCGCGATCTTCGAGATAGGGATCTACGACTACGACGGTGCCTTCGTTGTCATGCCGATGCAGGATGCGCAGACCCTGCTGTTGATTGGCGACACCGTAGGCATGATCGAAGTCAAGGTGGAGGATCCGGATAAAGTCGGAGAAATCCTGGAGCCGGTCACGGCAAGCTTAACTGGTCGTGCAGTCGTCCAGGACTGGAAGACCATCAACTCGACCTTGTTCGAGGCACTTCAGGTTGAACGCGTTGCTATGGCATTTGCACTTAGTTTCATGGTCTTGGTTGCCGCATTTAATATACTTTCCAGCCTTGTTATGCTGGTCCGGGCAAAAACTCGCGACATCGCAATCATGCGCACCATGGGTGCGACCAAGCGAAGCCTGACCAAGATTTTTGTTACGACCGGCTTCACGGTCGGAGCGTTGGGGACAATCGCCGGGCTTTTGCTGGGTGCGCTGGTCCTCACTTTCCGAGAGCAGATCGTTACAGGCATCAGCTGGATGACCGGCGCGGATCTATGGGACCCGCAGGTGCGTTTCCTCAGCACTATTCCTGCCAAGGTCGACCCTGTAGAAATTGCGATGATCGTTGGTCTCGCGCTCGTCATGAGTTTCCTGGCTACTCTTTATCCTGCATTGAAGGCGGCCAGCACGGATCCGGTACAGGTGCTGCGCTATGAATAATCCGGTCGTCGAATTGAAAGGTCTGACCCGCAGTTTCGAGCAGGGAGGCGAGCGCATCGATGTCTTGCGCGGCGTCGACCTAAAGATCATGCCGGGCGAGATTGTCGCGCTGCTGGGCCCCTCGGGCTCGGGCAAGTCGACCTTGCTGCAGGCAGTCGGTCTGCTCGAAGGCGGTTTCGGCGGCGAGATTGTGATTGCCGGCCACTCGGCTGAGAAATCCAATGCGAATGCACGGACCGAACTGCGCCGTGATCATCTTGGATTCGTTTATCAATTCCACCACCTGCTGCCCGATTTCGATGCACGCGAGAATGTAGTGCTGCCGCAATTGGTGGCGGGCAGGCCGCGCGAAGAATCAGAGGCGAGGGCAGACGAACTGCTTACCGCATTGGGACTTGGGCACCGATTGACCCACCGTCCGAACCAGCTTTCTGGCGGCGAGCAGCAACGCGTCGCCGTTGCACGCGGCTTGGCGAACAAGCCTGCACTCGTGCTCGCCGACGAGCCGACCGGCAATCTCGACGAAGCAACTTCGGACAAGGTGCTGCAACAGTTCCTTGCCCTGGTGCGCGGCGAAGGCAGTGCAGCGATCGTCGCGACACACAATGAGCGGCTCGCTGCACGCATGGATAGGGTCGTCCGTCTTCACGAAGGCGTTCTGGAATAGCGAACGCATAGTAAGCGTTCATTCGCAGGGCA
This genomic window contains:
- a CDS encoding lipoprotein-releasing ABC transporter permease subunit: MILSPFERTIAMRYLLPGRSEAFIALVAGISITVVMLSVAMLVIVMSVMNGFRAELLDKIVGLNGHAIVQAYGGKLDDWENVLQEVRETPGVTEASPLIEQPLLTTFNGRVEAILLRGNTVQDLRELGEKTVSGNMDALQPGASKVAIGARLAENIGARVGDTITIINPQGRSTPFGTVPRQVGYEIGAIFEIGIYDYDGAFVVMPMQDAQTLLLIGDTVGMIEVKVEDPDKVGEILEPVTASLTGRAVVQDWKTINSTLFEALQVERVAMAFALSFMVLVAAFNILSSLVMLVRAKTRDIAIMRTMGATKRSLTKIFVTTGFTVGALGTIAGLLLGALVLTFREQIVTGISWMTGADLWDPQVRFLSTIPAKVDPVEIAMIVGLALVMSFLATLYPALKAASTDPVQVLRYE
- a CDS encoding ABC transporter ATP-binding protein: MNNPVVELKGLTRSFEQGGERIDVLRGVDLKIMPGEIVALLGPSGSGKSTLLQAVGLLEGGFGGEIVIAGHSAEKSNANARTELRRDHLGFVYQFHHLLPDFDARENVVLPQLVAGRPREESEARADELLTALGLGHRLTHRPNQLSGGEQQRVAVARGLANKPALVLADEPTGNLDEATSDKVLQQFLALVRGEGSAAIVATHNERLAARMDRVVRLHEGVLE